The following are from one region of the Nicotiana tabacum cultivar K326 chromosome 3, ASM71507v2, whole genome shotgun sequence genome:
- the LOC142175782 gene encoding uncharacterized protein LOC142175782, which produces MVVVRTVLSIAASKGWIFYQLDVNNAFLQGDLYEEVYMVLPQVEEAKSTLQNSFEVKDLALATAKPAFAPIELNQKLNTTEYDKYVGHNDDEELQDGGYQRLSKKQQTVSRSSAKIEYRSLVAVATEVTWLVGLLQELNIEIHQPVDLYCDSKAIFQIAANPIFHEKTKHIEIDYHFVREKIKNGLLAPHHISTKLQLVDLMTKDLGVAQHSFLLSKLECSMLSTLQLDWESWDIRVKVYIVKVYRVYKLV; this is translated from the exons atggtagtTGTGAGAACTGTTCTGAGTATAGCAGCCTCCAAGGGATGGATCTTTTATCAACTGGATGTCAATAATGCATTCTTACAAGGGGATCTTTATGAAGAAGTTTACATGGTTTTGCCACAGG TGGAAGAGGCCAAAAGCACATTGCAAAACAGCTTTGAGGTCAAAGATTTGG CACTGGCTACTGCCAAACCTGCATTCGCTCCTATTGAACTCAATCAAAAACTGAACACTACAGAGTATGACAAATATGTTGGGCACAATGATGATGAAGAGCTACAAGATGGGGGCTATCAAAGGCTG TCAAAGAAGCAACAGACAGTGAGTCGAAGCTCagctaaaattgaatatagaagcCTCGTAGCAGTAGCAACTGAGGTTACTTGGCTAGTTGGATTGTTGCAAGAGTTGAACATTGAGATACATCAGCCTGTTGATCTATATTGTGATAGCAAAGCTATATTTCAAATAGCAGCAAATCCtatttttcatgaaaagacaAAGCACATTGAGATAGATTATCACTTTGTTCGAGAGAAGATTAAGAATGGCTTGCTTGCTCCTCATCACATTTCGACCAAACTTCAGTTGGTTGATCTTATGACAAAAGATCTTGGTGTTGCTCAGCACTCCTTCCTTCTTTCCAAGCTCGAGTGTTCAATGCTTTCCACCCTCCAGCTTGATTGGGAGTCTTGGGACATAAGGGTTAAAGTGTACATAGTAAAAGTATATAGGGTGTACAAGTTAGTTTAA